The Setaria viridis chromosome 9, Setaria_viridis_v4.0, whole genome shotgun sequence sequence TTGCCTCTCGGATCTACGTCCTAGACTGATCTGGCATGCCATCTGCTGCCAGTTTAGTCATTGCACAGTCGGAATGTATAAAGTTTTGAGCTGGCGTCTAGTTTTGTTTATGCTGTCCAAAATTGACGTTTTGGAAGTGATTTGAGCGTACAATCTGTCATCGTTACCGACTTGCCGTGTTCGCGTTCAGGTTGGATTACTGTCAAACAAGTGATCTAATTTCTGCCGTGGAAAGTTGTTCTGTACTGAGGATGCAAGGTTAGGTAATTGTATCTTGCGTTTGTTGGCGTGCAGAAATGTATTTGTTAATCGTTCAGACTGCGCGCAAATCAAAAGGAATTCAGTGCACACCGAGATATGCGAACAAAAACCTTGCTCACTCttttcttctcatttctttTCATTGCGGAAACAACTTGGGAACGGTAAACATGGGGAACCAACACCTAATAGAACGGTAACACGGGACACTAAACTCGGGATCTCGAACGGTAACACGATGCTAATAGATAGCTAGGATAACTTGGCTGCTGCCTGCACGGGAGGGCCCACTCCGTCAGTTCCTCCAGTTGCCACCAGATTCGCCGCGGCTGCCGCCgtagccgccaccgccgccgtagccgccgtcgcggctgcggtagccgccgccgccgccgccgccgtagccgccctggcgaccgccgccgccgtagccgccgccgccaccgtagccGCCctggcgaccgccgccgccgtagccaccgccgccgccgccgcgggactgGGCCTGGTTGACGGTGATGTTGCGGCCGTCGAGCTCCTTGCCGTTCATGTTCTCGATGGCTTCGAGCATCGACTGCTCAGTGGAGAAGGTGACGAAGCCGAACCCGCGGGACCTCCCAGTCTCCCGGTCGGTGATGACCTGCAAGCACAAGGAACAACAGCACCATCAGCGTGGGTGTTTGATTCGATTCAGAGAAACGCAGATCTAAACCGAAACATAGCAGATCTGGTGACACACGACGCAGATCTGGACTGGCGTCAACAGAAACCCATCGCAAAACCCAAGCGAATCGAACGGAACTCAGAGCAAACGGACCTTGGAGTCGACAACGTCGCCGTAGGAGGCGAAGGCAAGCTGGAGGGACTCGCTGTCGGTGGCCCATGCGAGGCCGCCGACGAAGCAACGGTACTccacgtccgccgccgccatctcccttcTTCTCCCACTGAAAAACCCTAAAGCCGAAGACTTGGTAAGAGTGGGAGGAGTAGCCAACCCACCTCTGAGAGAGCACGGGAAAGGATTGGTGCCCTACCCCGCGGTTTTATAGCGCGACAGGCGCGACGCGCGCCGTCGTGATCGGATCGGACGGCGACCGGGCGATGGGCGGTCCCGGCGGAGGATAAGGATCCCGAGGTGGGCCCACCGGGAGGGTTCTCGAGGGCAAGATATTTTTGCCGATGCCGTGATGGGCCTGCAAGCGGACTGGGGGTTGTTGGTGGGGAATGTGCTGCTCATGGATCGGGTCGGGCCTGTCGGCCTAGGCTACGCACTTTAGGTCAGTGCCAGACTGGGCCCAATCATATTGGCCCAATCTGATGCGGATCCAATGGTTGGTGTGGCGCGCGCACAATTCCCCTATCCGCCTATCGCGTGACGCGAACGTGACAGGAGCGGAactctattttccttttttcaACATCCACGGGTTGGATTTTCCATCCCTAGCCGGTGTTCAGATAGAGAGAAAGAAGGTGTACGCGCACGGCACACCCAATCCTCCCATTCCTACTGCTTCCACACTAAAATCAATCTCGCGCACCTCCAACAATTCCAAAATGCTTGGCAACCATATTTGGACCCATTAATCAATCCCCCGCATCCCTCCGAGCCGTACTtcgctccgcccgccgcgctccCCCTCCTTTCCGCCGTTCGTTCGCCTCCCGTTCACCCTCCTCACGATCTCTTTCTCGAGCCGCCGACGgcgcccgtgccgcgccgccgccgtcccccatcCTCTCCGCGCCCCGACCCCTTTCTCGagcagccaccgccgcccgccctccatCGCCAtaccccacgccgccgccgtcccccgtCCTCTCCATGCCCCAATCGCCATACCAGCGCTGGCACCACGAACGCCAGCACGCGGCCCAACCTCGCCGCGGTCGCTCGCCAACCGGCCTCCTCCGTGCCATCTCGCCGTCGCTAGCCCCGTcccggccggcgcccgcgccccgccGGAGACGTTCGGCTTCGACGCGTTCAAGAAGACATTCTCCGTGGACGTCGCGGCGACCGAGGGGGCCCCGCTCGCCGCGCCCTTCACCATCGCGTCCTCGCGCCTCGACGCCGTCTCCAACGTCGCCGTGCGCGTCGAGCTCCGCAGCGGCGCCATCGGGTGCGGGAGGCGCCCGTGCTGCCATCCGTCGTCGACGAGGACCAGCCGGCCGCGCTCGAGGCCCGCGGCGTCGCTCAGCGCGCTGCTCGATGAGGTCGCCGGTGTCCTCCATGGACACGCCTTTGCATCGGTGAGGAATCCGCACCTTCCCTCGCCCGGCTCGCAGGGTAGTAAAATTTGCATTCTGTTGCAGTTAGGTTGACAGGTGCTTGATCTTGAGATGAAGAACATGCGATTCGCGTTGAAAAGTCTAGGATGTTGTGGAAATCTTAAATTGTTGAACGTGGTGATCCCAATGTTGATGGGGTGACTGCACTTTGAAGTATAGGCTTCGATGTAGATGGGAATTGCCTTTCAGGCGCTGAATTACTGAAAGATTTTGTTTCTTTCAGAGGATCTAATTTGTTGCCATCCTTACGAGGTGAGTGGCATGAAATATGTGAGAGGGATGAATGTGAGATGGCCTTCAGAGGAAGCGTAACTGAAAACCATTACCAAGCTTGGTTATATCCGCTAATATTTGCTCTGGATGGTAACTGGCCTGGTGAAATCGTCCTTGAAAACCCAtttaacctgaaaaaaaatgtttggttAGTTATAAGCTTAGAGCAGTTCATTCAGAATACAAGCCACTAAACCAACCAGTTTtgtatccaaaaaaaaaactacataaGCATAAAGGTCCTTTCCGTGTGACAAATCGATTATTTTGTTTAGCTCATGTAGAAAGGTtccatttataaaaaaaagaccGTTGATGAATAAATGGAAAAACAGGCATGGATTATTGTTTGTTTCTGATATTCATATGTGTACTCAAGTGTTCGGTTGCTGTTTACACATCAAATACAAAGATTTCCCATTCCATGTGTATTTGATTGTAATTGTTTTCCAATTAAGGCTACAGCAGGAGTGGAGATGGCACTGATTGACGCGGTTGCTAACAGCATTCACATCCCTCTGTGGTGATTATTTGGAGGGGCATCAGATACTGTGACCACGGACATAATGGTATATTTTTATCCCATCATACTCTGCTCTATATTTTTGCTGGTCATCTAGCTGCTGAGCTTGGTTGTTTCAGGTGCGTTTGTTCTGAAAGTATGAAATCATTTTTTTACATTGTGCTTAGGTTGCTCCAGCCAGCAAATTGAAAGAAATATTACTTTGTTCACGACCTTATATATGTTGAATCAGCCGCTAAAATTGTTCTTGAAGCATATGGATGCAGTTTTGTTGATCTGTACACACCTCATTTACTGTCGGAAGATCCAGTGTATGGCGGCTATGAAGGTAGTCTTACTCTCTGCATAAAACTCTTTATATGTGTGCAGTTCCTTTTTAAAGATAGTGGCTAATGGCGACCACATTCATGTCTACTTTTATTAAAAATGGGAAACTACAGTTTTAGGTCCAGTAATGGTTTCAGGTCCACAAAGATTCAGTAATGCTTTCGTTTTTGTATGATGTGTCATATGTGTTTTTTCCTTGACTCAGCCTGCTGAACCCAAACCCTTCTGTATCTCAATTCTCATTTGAGGAAACTACTTATGTCGTGGAAAATATGTATCTCAGTTGTCTTCAAGCTGCTATGCTTGTTGGGAGATTGATCCTTTCAAGCTGCTGACCTTCATAAAACAAATTAAGTCTCAAACTGTATCTCCAGTTTATCGTTCATATGACTAATGCAAATTCTCGCTCCAGCCTTTGAACCTCTGTCGTACAAGTTCACAAACGCCCGAGGCCACGGTGGTTttctgtcacaccctgaaatttttaaatttcaggatgtgattaaaagaaataattaaacaacgattttctataatttaaaatttttgccaacatttattttctttataggAAATTTAgcatagaaaaaataattatttgttaTTCGGAATTTAAAAAGGTTGTTGTTCtctgtctgtgcattcatgctaaTGTATCTTGGTGTTTCGTGAgtgaaaaagttttaaaaatgcGTTTAGATGTTGTCCAAgttcttctgagaattttccagtttttctggaatttattctccttttccttgagcttaatccaatttttttggaaggTTATTTCCTTGAGCTTAattcaatttttttggaagGTTATAAAATCCTTTTTTTCACGAGCTCCAGATATTTTATTTAGGttcctcgtgtcccaaactatctctaggaattttcctggaatttttgggattttcagaACATTTTTCGTGGTTTAAAGTATTTATCTAGAATTTTCTGGATTTATATTCCCACGTGAAATAATTTCTGAAaataatcttttctttttcctttggGCCGAGCCTTGGGCCCGACCCACACCGGCCAGCAGGCCGATCCACTCTGGCCCGCCTCTCCTCTCTTTTCCGTCCGGCCTGCATTCTCCCCTTTGCAGCGGCCCACCAGCACCGTCGGCCCAGTCCGCAttccctctctcccttctctcttctGGCCCGCCAGCAACCACCCTTTCGCCGGCCCAGTTCGCCCAGCGAGCCCACGCCTCCTCTCACTGACGGGCGGGACCCACCCGTCAgctccttcctccacctccagcgCAGGCGCCGCCAGTAACGGCCGCCGCAATCCGCCGCACGGCTGCGCCCCGTTCGTCTCCCCACCTCCTGCGCCACCTCCGCCGAAACTGCCGCCCCCACTtgctccgcccgcgccgccagcACCTCTTTCCCCTCTTCAAGGCGAGTAACCGCGCCCGTTTCAGCTCTAAGACCATCAATGGCCGGCCGGACCGTTGGCCTTCCCCGGGCGCCCTCTCCGCTCCTCCCCGCGCCCTATAAATCCCCCATCACCTTCGCCCGGAGCTCCTCTTTCCATTCCACCGCTCGCTCGCCACTCTCTCGCACCAGAGCACCGCCGCCCAAAAGCTtcgcctcctccggctcctGTTCACCGGCCGTGCGCCTCTGCTTCCTCCCcttcgccgccggtgaggctccctcctcgccgcgccaagcgccggcgagccgccggttCTAGCGCCGCCGGCCAGAGCTGCGCAAGCCCCTgcgcaaggaagaagaaagggataaGGCGCCGTTTTGCGTCTTAGCCCCTGACAAACTATGTAATTTCTTCAATATCTTTGTGCCTTGATCAATCTTCAGAAACCCCCAGAACTTTCAGATCCTTGCAATCTAATCCAAGCCTTgatcttttgcagatctaaccccggATTTTCAGCTTTTCGCGGTTCTGTTCTCTGAGTCTTGGTAATATTTCTTGCTAACCCCTGTAGTCTACGGTTAATCTTGTTCAGGTTCTTAGAACCTTGCTTAGTCCGTGGATTCCGCCttttagctccgttttaatccgttcaagttgcATTAGATTCTTCACAACATAAAGTACACGTTAGTAGTGATGTTGAACATAATTTCTTGtcttttaaaataaatttattgttaatttgattaatacctaTTGGAATGCCTTCTCCTAATAAGAATTTAAGTAGGATTTACACCGgtttttcataatcaatattaatttgactaattattattcaattagttttttaaaaaaagtgagTAGGTTCTATCCCGATTTTCATAAACTAAGGTTTAATTGGTTAATTCCTAATTAtaactagcttttctaaataaaagatatctaggTTATACATCggttttcataaataaagttaaGATGCTTAATGATATCATAAATGCATTATTAAATAATATGTTTAGTTGAACACAAAATACAAAGTTATTCGATTAGATGTCTTATACATGCTCTGAGTTTCTaaagttaattgttaaattgACATAACTCGTACtttaatatttacaaataaaatatgattaagtTATCACGTTttcaataattaaatataacttgcttaattccaaataggatatttctctaaaataGCCTATTtccatgttttatttaattaaaatggatcgagcatatagtctttttatttctttgataCATCAAACTTCTCGATAGTTCCGATCTCAGCATTTCCTGTGTTTGCGTGACCTTAGATCAAGCCTtgtcctttagtacgctcttttaaagcctttcttttattttggtgtattgttcttagttgtacttgtttgtttgtttgtgctGGTGTTTGCTTTGATTAGAAGGATCGCTGCTAGGAAGCTTTGAAGGTTATGAAtttcaagaaagcaagatcTGAAGAGTAGTAAGAGCAACTTtacgttggagaaaggcaagtgtccctaaccatccttctacctatgctttattcacaatatcatgataatgttaattggaacatggagaactacccaggaaaatagtacaaccacaagatctatcatggctctggtcttggctaattaattagagactctagtctaGGGTAACCTTATCGAAAGGGCAAGAAGGGTAGCGGCAGATGGGATATAGCACCCGCTCTCTTGGAAGTGGACTtagctaagacactatacccactaGGGGGCTGTTATATCATGTTACCAATCCAGAAACCTTAGTGGGTTACCACTtgctagggaatctttgtaaaggcctcgtagcgtctctatgcaatcacacctcggaagtgtggtattgttcctgatcagcacaacatggttgggtccaacGTTCTctaaacttttacgcgacttgtgggtaaagatgtacaacctctgtagagtgtaaactgatatatcagccgtgctcatggttaagagcggcctggaccctcacatgattaattaaacttgaagatggacttaaatcgttattctggttagttcctgtggccttgctgagtatcaaccataagtgtactcacccttacttactgctgctcagaaaaagctgctatgaagttgctatgaagatgaagatgatgctaAGTTCCAAGGTTTAAGCTGTGTGTCTCTGATAGTCTTGTAAGTCTGTTTGTATCTTTCTACATGATACTGTTCTTGTTATTctcttatgatgtcactatatgtatgaaactagatcctggcatacatataggtagcacttggttttattttaaaactGGGTGTGACATTTCCTTCACTTGGACAACGATGGCTCGGTATATCACAGTTATTCCTGGTGCTTAGTTACCCTCTGGCTTCTTGTAAAAGTATTGTGTTCTTCTCCTTGTTTCATGTGGGAGCATTGTATTTTTTTCCCCTGAACTGACAATGTAGCTAGCTGATTTGGGGGAAAACGAGGGATCTTCCCCTTCCTCTTATCTATCACCTGATGCTTGTGGGGAATTTCCCTGTGTTTAATTCCTACGTACAAATCCTGCTAAATTTGGTCTCACCATTTCATAGTGggtattattttttttcatgtgtgCCTATACTTCTGTGCACGGTCAAGTTGCAGCttcttctatttattttttgaacATTCAGGTACCTTGAAAATATATTAAGATATTGTGGTCAATGCATATCTTTTTAGTTCCCCCTTTGTTGCACTCTTGTTGAATAAGATTTTTTTATACTTACTGATATGCTTGAGATCAAATCAGATTATAATAA is a genomic window containing:
- the LOC117839263 gene encoding glycine-rich RNA-binding protein 2; its protein translation is MAAADVEYRCFVGGLAWATDSESLQLAFASYGDVVDSKVITDRETGRSRGFGFVTFSTEQSMLEAIENMNGKELDGRNITVNQAQSRGGGGGGYGGGGRQGGYGGGGGYGGGGRQGGYGGGGGGGYRSRDGGYGGGGGYGGSRGESGGNWRN